From a single Oceanobacillus kimchii X50 genomic region:
- a CDS encoding arsenate reductase family protein, translating to MAIKFYWYPNCGTCKKAKKWFDDNQIDYEAIHIVNETPSSDQIQNWMDISEFPAKKFFNTSGKKYRELNIKDKVNQLSEKEIADLLSSDGMLIKRPIVTDGKNLTIGFKEDSFEKVWK from the coding sequence ATGGCTATAAAATTTTATTGGTATCCTAATTGTGGCACATGTAAGAAAGCAAAAAAATGGTTTGATGATAATCAAATAGACTATGAAGCAATACATATTGTGAACGAGACTCCTTCTTCTGATCAGATTCAAAATTGGATGGATATCAGTGAGTTTCCTGCAAAGAAATTTTTCAATACAAGCGGGAAAAAGTATCGGGAACTTAATATTAAAGATAAAGTCAATCAGTTATCCGAGAAAGAGATAGCAGATTTATTAAGTTCGGATGGTATGCTAATTAAACGCCCGATTGTTACGGACGGGAAAAATCTAACAATTGGGTTTAAAGAAGATTCCTTTGAAAAGGTTTGGAAGTAA
- the gcvH gene encoding glycine cleavage system protein GcvH: MSLPQDLLYSKEHEWVKQEDGKLRIGITDFAQDELGDIVFVELPEIGEELKADEPFGSVESVKTVSELYAPVSGKVVEINDELEDSPEYVNESPYEKAWMIVIEPSDEKELEELLSAEKYEAFIQD, from the coding sequence ATGAGTTTGCCACAAGATTTATTGTATTCTAAAGAGCACGAATGGGTAAAACAAGAAGATGGGAAATTACGCATCGGGATTACAGACTTTGCTCAAGATGAATTGGGAGACATTGTGTTTGTCGAACTTCCTGAAATTGGGGAAGAGTTAAAAGCTGATGAACCCTTTGGGAGTGTAGAGTCTGTAAAGACAGTATCTGAACTCTATGCACCAGTAAGTGGAAAAGTAGTCGAAATCAACGATGAGTTGGAAGATAGCCCAGAGTATGTTAATGAATCTCCATATGAAAAAGCTTGGATGATTGTGATTGAACCATCCGACGAAAAGGAACTTGAAGAATTATTATCTGCAGAGAAATAC